ACCGAGGTGATGCCGCCGCGGGCGACCAGCGCCTCGTTCTCGCCGATCAGGTCGTGCACCCAGAGCACCTTGTACGGGATGTTCAGCGGCGCGGCCAGGCCCTTGGTGACGGGGCTGGAGCCGGCCAGTCCGAAGTCGACCGAGCCGGCCAGGACGGCGGTGTTGACGTCGCCGCCGGAGTCGAACTTCACCCACTTGACGTCGGCGTCGGGCAGCGCCTGCTCCAGCAGCCGCTTGTCCTTCACCACCAGGTCGGCGTTGGGTATCTCCTGGTAGGCGATCCGGACGGTGGTTCTGCCCTTGCCGTCGGCGCTGCCGGACCCGGAGCTGGAGCAGGCGGTGGCGGCGGCGGTCAGCAGCACGGCCGCGGTGGCGGCGGTGGCGGCGCGCAGGACGGTACGGCGGTTCTCGGACATGACGAACTCCCTTGTTGGGATGAAGGATTGACGAATGGTCAGGCGCGTCCGCGCCAGGGCACGGCGAGCCGTTCGACGGCCTTGAGCAGGCCGTCCAGGACGATGCCGGACAGGCCGATGGTGATGATTCCGGCGAGCACGACGGCGGTCTGGTTGTAGCGCTGGGCGTCGCGGATCATGCCGCCGATGCCGGGCACCCCGTTGATGGTCTCGGCGGCCACCACCGAGGTGTACGCGACGCCGACGGCGATCCGCACCCCGGTGAGGATCTCGGGCAGCGCGGCGGGCAGCACCACCCCGCCCAGCAGCGACCAGCGGCCCGCGCCGAGCGCCCGGGCGGCCTCCAGCAGGTCGCCGGGCACCCCGCGCACGGCGGCCGCGGTGGCGGCGGCGACCGGCGGCAGCGCGGCGATCAGCAGCAGCCAGACCTTGGGCGACTCGTCGATGCCGAACCAGATCACCAGCAGGCTCAGGTAGGCCAGCGGCGGCAGGGTGCGCAGGAAGGTGACGGCGGGTTCCAGCACCACCGCGACCGGGCGCAGGGTGCCGATCGCCAGGCCGAGCGCGGTGCCGAACAGGACCGCCCAGCCGGTGCCCTGGGCGATCCGGCGCAGGCTGGCGGCGAGGTGCTCGCCCAACAGGTGGCCGCTGTAGCCGCGGACGCCGTCGTGGACGGTGGAGGCGAGCACGAACTGGTGCCACACCTCGCCCGGCGAGGGCACCAGCACCCGTGGCCACACCTGGAGTTGGACGACGAGCTGCCAGCCGGCCAGCAGCGCGGCGAGCGCCAGGGCGCGCAGCGCCGTCCAGCGCAGCGCCTCGGCCACCCGGCCCCGGGCGGCCCCGCCCCGCGCGCCCGCCGCGCCCGTCACGTCCGCTGTTCCCGTCACGCCCGGCGTTCCCGCCGTGCCGGCCGCCGTACCGACCGTCGTGCCGGTCCCCGTCGCCGCGCTCATGCCGCGTCCCGTTCGGCCAGCAGGGCGCGCACCCGGGGGACGACCTCCTCGCCGACCCGGTACGCCTCCTCCAGGTGCGGGTAGCCGGAGAGGATGAACTCGTCGACGCCCAGGGCCCGGTACTCGGCGAGGCGGGCGGCGACCTCGTCGTGCGAGCCGACCAGGGCGGTGCCGGCGCCCTCCCGGACCAGGCCGATGCCGGCCCACAGGTTGGGGGCGACCAGCAGGTCGCGGGCGGCGGCGGTGCCGCCGCCGTGCAGGGCCGCCATCCGGGCCTGGCCGGTGGAGTCCATCGCCGCGAACCGGGCCTGGCTGGCCCGGACGGCCGCCGGGTCGATGCCGGACAGTATCCGGTCGGCCTCGGCCCACGCCTGCTCGGCGGTGTCGCGGCTGATCACGTGCAGCCGCAGCCCGTACCGCAGGGTGCGCCCCTGCTCGGCGGCGATCGCGCGCAGCCGGGTGATCCGCTCGGCGATCGCCGCCGGCGGTTCGCCCCACAGCAGTTGGACGTCGGCGCGGCGGGCGGCGACCTGCTCGGCGGCGGGCGAGGCGCCGCCGAAGTACAGCGGGACGGGGTGCTCGACGGCGGGGTCGACGAGCTGGGCGTCGACGAGTTGCAGGTGCTCGCCCCGGCGGTCGACGCGCTTGCCGTCCAGCAGGTCGCGCAGCGCGGCCATCACCTCGTCGGTGCGGGCGTAGCGCTCGTCGTGGGCCAGATGGTCGCCGTAGGCGCGCTGTTCGGCGGGGTCGCCGCCGGTGACCACGTTCAGCCGCAGCCGGCCGCCGGCCAGGCGGCGGAAGGAGTCGGCCTGCTGGGCGAGCAGGGTGGGGCTGGCGAAACCGGCCCGGAAGGCGACCAGGAAGCCGATCCGGCGGGTGTGCTGGGTGAGCGCGGTGGCCAGGACCCACGGGTCGACGCAGCCGAGGCCGACCGGCGCGAGCAGCGCGGTGAACCCGGCCTGCTCGGCGGCCCGGGCGACCTGCGCCAGGTAGTCGACGTCGGCGGGCCGGCGGGTCGCGGCACCGGTGCGGCCCTGCACGGCGGTGACGCCGCCGGGGTCGCGGCCGTCGCCGCCGGTGGGCAGGAACCAGTGGAACACGGGGGTTCGGTCGGGCACGGGGGTCCTCTTCTCCGGGGGCGGCCGAGGCGGCGGGCGGGACAGCGGGCGGGGCTCGCACCCGGGCGTGCCGGGCGTGCCGGGCTTACCGGGCGCACCGGGTCGTACGGTCGGCAGGATGCGGGCGCGGCGACGGCGCCCTCCGCACCCGCTGCGGACGCGGGGGGTGCGGACGCGGGGGGTGCGGACGCGCAGGTGCGGCGGGGTACGGGCGAAGCCGGGGGTGTGCGGCGCTCAGGCGCGGCGACAGGCAGCGGAACACACCCGGAGAAGGTCGATGTGACCCCGGGTGGTGAGGAATACGCGCTGCGACATGCGCCGGAAGCTACCACGTTCCGGCCGGTCAGGGGTCGAGAACGTCCACATCGCGGTCACCGCGTCCACGATCCGGACGGCCGGTCGAAGTGGTCGGCGCCACGGGACTTTTCGGCCAACCCCGGTGACGTTCGATCAGTTATTCGACGGACCGCGCCTACTGGAAACAAACCTTTCGTTCAACCACTTGACCACGCCCGGTACGCCGCTATCGTCTCCCCCAGCAGTCGGTCTAGACCTATGACCGTCTCCGGCCTGTCGCAACGGTCGTACGGAGGAGCCCCGTTCGTGTCCGCCCCACCGCGGCACGACGGGGACCGCCGCACCTGGACGGTCCAGGACGGACCTGAACCCCCACATCAGGAAGGCACCCCACATGCAGACCAAGAGAAAGGTGACCGCCGTCGTCGGCGCGCTGGTCGCCCCCCTGCTCGGCATGACCATGAGCGCGGGCACCGCCAGCGCCCACGGCTGGATCACCAACCCGGCGAGCCGCCAGGACCAGTGCGCCAACAACGTGGTCAGCTGCGGCCAGATCAAGTACGAACCGCAGAGCGTCGAGGGCCCGAAGGGCCTGTTCACCTGTTCCGGCGGTCACTCCGAGTACGCCGAGCTGGACAACGACAACCTGGGCTGGAAGGTCACCAACGTGTCCTCCGTCCAGACCTTCACCTGGCACTTCACCGCCCGGCACTCCACCGCGAACTGGCAGTACTACATCGGCAACAAGCTGATCGCCACGTTCCCCGGCAACAACGCCCAGCCGCCGGCCGACCTCAGCCAGACCGTGAACTTCGGCAGCTACACCGGCCGCCAGAAGGTCCTCGCGGTGTGGAACATCTCGGACACCGCGAACGCGTTCTACTCCTGCATCGACGTCAACATCGGCGGCACGGGCGGGACGACGGGCGGCACCACCGGCGGCACCACGGGCGGGACGACCGGCGGGACGACGGGTGGCACCACCGGCGGCACGACCGGCGGCACCACGGGCGGGACCACCGGCGGCACCGGTAGCTGCACGACCGCCGCCTGGAACGCGACCGCGGCGTACAGCGCCGGCCAGACCGTCTCCTACGGCGGCCACAACTGGCGCGCCAAGTGGTGGACCCAGGGCGAGCAGCCCGGCACCACCGGCCAGTGGGGCGTCTGGGACGACCTCGGCGCCTGCTGACGAGCCACCCGGCACCCCGCGAAACCGCTTGACCGACCGACGGCCCCCTGTGGGGGAGGGCCGCCCGACCCGGCCCGGCACCAGGCCCCCGACCCGCACCCGGGTCGGGGGCCCACGCGTTCCCGAGCCCCACCCGGGACCCCGGCCGACCGTCCGCCCCGGCCGCGACCGCCACGCCCCGAACCGTCGCCGCGACCTCCGCGGTCCTCGCGCCCCCAGCTTCCTGGACGCGCTGCGCGCGCACGCCATGCGCTTCACCGGGCACGACCTGGACGGTGAGGTCCGGGCCACCGGACTGCCCGGCCACCCGTGCTACCTACCTGGCCGCCCTGTTGCAGCCGGAGCTGACCCCGGAGCACGAGGGCCCGCGTCCGTTCGTCCGCGCCTTCGCCCGGGCCTCGGCCGGGACGGCGGCAGGCCGGACCACCGCCCCGACCCGGATTTCGGCCCAGATCCCGGGTCCGGCCCCGGCTCGCCCCTCCCGGTAAGGCCGGGGCGGAGACCGGCCGCCCCCGTCAGCCCCGGAGCCGGGCCAGCAGCGCACCCCACCAGCCGCGCCGCTGCGAGGGCACCACCGGCGGCGCGGGCGGCAGCGGCGGCGTGACGGCCACCGGGGCGGGCGCCATGCGCGACGGGGTGGCGGCGGGCGTCCGCGGGCCGGGCACGGACGGCCCGAACGCCGTCGCCGAACTCGACGGGTACGGCGCGGACGACACGGTCGGCGCGGTCGGCGCGGACGACACGGTCGGCGCGGTCTCCGGATACCGCGAGGTCGACGGGTACGACGGGTTCGGGGGGACGGCCCCGGCGGCCGGTGCCGCCGCCTGCGGCTGAAGGGCGGCGCGCGGGGTGAAACGGGCCGGCAGCTCGGTCAGGTGCCGGGACATCCAGTTGCCCCGCCAGACCAACTGGTCCTCGTCCACCGAGAGTTGGAGGTCGGGCAGCCGGGTGAGCAGGATGTCGATGCCGGACTCGGCGATCGCCCGCCCGATCTCCTGCCCGGGGCACTCGTGCGGGCCGCTGCCGAACGCCAGGTGCGAGCGGTTGCCGAACAGCGGGGTGTCCAGGTCGGGCCGGACCGCCGGGTCGGCGTTGCCCGCCGCGACGCCGAGCAGCAGCATGTCGCCGGCCTTGATGGCCTGCCCGCCGAGTTCGGTGTCGCCGGTCGCCCAGCGGCCGGGCACTAGCATGAACGGCGGTGAGTCCCAGAGCACTTGGTCGAGGGCGTCCGGCAGGGTCATCTGGCCGCCCGACAGGTGGGCGCGGAAGCGGCTGTCGGTGAGGACCATCTTCAGCGTCTCGGAGATCAGGTTGATGGTGGTCTCGTTGGCGGCCAGCAGCACCGAGCGCAGGTGCTCCAGCACCTCGTCCTCGCTCAGCCCGGACGGGTGCTCGATCAGCCAGGTGATCAGGTCCTGGCCGGGCTCGTCGCGCTTGCGCTCCACGGTGCGGCGCAGCGACTCGACCACGTACTCGTTGCTGGCGACGGACGTCTCGGTGCCCTTGACCAGGTCGCGGGCGGCCTCGACCAGCCGCGGGCCGTACTCCTCGGGCATGCCGAGGAGTTGGGTCATCACCAGCATCGGCAGGTGCTCGGCGAACCGGGAGACCAGGTCGACCCGGCCGCTGTCGCCGAACTCGGCGATCAGCTGGTCGGAGAACCGGGTGACGTAGCGCCGCATGCCGCGCCGGTCGAAGCGGTTCAGGCCGTCGGTGACGGCGACCCGCAGCCGACGGTGCTCCTCGCCGTCGACGAAGGAGCAGGTCGGCTGCCAGGCGATCACCGGCAGCACCGGGGAGTCGGGGGCGACCCGGCCCTCCCGGAACTCGGTCCAGCGCCGGGAGTCCCGGGAGAACCGGGACGGGGTGCGCATCGCGGTCAGGTTCGCCGAGTAGCCCAGCACCAGCCAGGCCGGCAGGTCGCCGTGCAGCAGGACGGGCGCGACCTCGCCGTGTTCGGTGCGCAGCTTCTCGTAGAAACCGGCCGGGTCGGCCTCGGCCTCGGGGCCGAACAGCCGCAGCAGTCCACCGCCCGGCGGCCCCCCGGCGGCGCGGTGGGCGGGACAGCCGGGCGGCGGGACGGGCGCGCCCTGGTACGCGTGCTCTTCGTACGTCACGGGATGACTCCGGGGAGAGGGGGAGGAGTTGACGGGCCGCGGGCGGCCGGTGGGCGGCGGTCGGGACGGCGGGACGGCGGGACGGCGGGACGTCAGCCGACCGGCTGGGCCGAGGGCGCCGGGGCCGGGACGGACCCGCCGGACGCACCGGACCCGCCGGGCCCGCCCGGCTGGGCGGCGAGGTCGTAGAGGTACCGCATCAGGGCCATCAGCACGTCCCGGCTGGACTCCCGGGAGCGGGCGTCGCAGTGGACGATCGGCACGTGGTGCGGCAGGTCGAGCGCGGCGCGCAGTTCCTCGACGGGGTAACGGGGCGACTCCGGGAAGCCGTTGAGCGCGACCACGAACGGCACCCCGCGGTCCTCCAGCCGGCCCAGGACGTCGAAGGAGACCTCCAGCCGACGGGTGTCGACCAGCACGACCGCACCCAGCGCGCCCTCGAACAGGCCGTTCCAGAGGAACCAGAAGCGCTCCTGGCCCGGCGTGCCGAAGACGTACAGCACCAGTTCGTCGCTGATGGTGATCCGGCCGAAGTCCATCGCCACGGTGGTGGAGTCCTTGCGCTCCACCCCGGCCAGGTCGTCGATGCCGACGCCCGCCTCGGTCATGGTCTCCTCGGTGGTCAGCGGGCGGATCTCGCTGACCGCGCCGACCAGGGTGGTCTTGCCGACCCCGAAGCCGCCGACGATGACGACCTTGACGGCGGTGGCCACGGTCGCCGGGAGCAGCTCGGCCTCGCGCGGCCCGCGCGGCTCAGAGCCGTTGAAGTCCATGGATCACTGCCTCCAGCAGGGAAAGGTCGGGAAGGGCGGCCGGCGGGACGGGGGCGCGGACCTCGATCCGGCGCTCGGCGAGCAGGTCCGCCAGCAGGACGGTGACCAGGCTGTTCGGCAGCCGCAGGTAGGCGGAGATCTCGGCGACCGAGAGCGGGGAGCCGCAGATCCGCAGGATCGCGGCGTGCTCGGGCTGCATGGTGGGCTCGGGCCGGGCGCGGGCGACGACCAGTGTGACCAGGTCGAACCCGGCGGTGGCGGACTTGCGGTCGCGCCCCCCGCTGATCACGTAGAGCCGCTCCGGGTTGGCGTCCGCCCAGTCCTGGTTGCTCATCCCCGCACCTCGGTGTGGCCGACGGCCGGTCGGCGCGTCGGCGGTGTTCCGGTGGTTCCGGCCGTCCCGGCGGCTGCGACTGGCGCCGCTGCCGCCGCCGCTGCCGCATCGGGCCCGGCGGGCGGTGCGTCCGCCCGGCCCGGCCGTGACCCGGCCCGACGGAGCGCCCGCCGTCCGGCTCGTGGCCCGACGGAGCGCCCGGCCCCTGGCCCGACCCGTCGGCCGGTCGGGTCGGCGGCGCGACTCACGCGATCTGCTCGCTGCCGCGGACGGGTGTGGTCAGGTGCTCGCCGATCCGGGCGACCAGGTCGCGCATCCGCTGGCCGACCAGGCCCGCGTCCACGCCCTCGTCCGCGAGGACCGCCAGGTAGGCCCGGGAGCCGGCCGCCATCAGGTAGAAGAAGCCGCCGCCGACCTCGATCACCACCAGCCGCATCCGCCCGTCGCCGTGCGGGAACTCGTGGCCGACCGCGTTGGCCAGGCTCTGGAGTCCGGCGCAGGCCGCGGCCAGCCGGTCCGCGGTGTCGGGGTCGGTGCCGTGCTGGGCCAGCCGCAGGCCGTCCGCGGACAGCACGATGACGTGCCGGATGCACGGGACGGTCTCCGCGAGGTCCTTGAGCATCCAGTCCATGTTGGTCCGTTGCTGAATCACTTGTCGCCTTTCCCTGCTGATTCGTCACTGGCGTGGCTGCCGCCGCCCGGCCCGGCGGCCGGCGCGGTGCCGTTGACGCCGTCGGTGAAGGCGGCCAGCCACAGGCCGGGTTGGACCGGCTCGGGGGCGGGTGCGGGTACGGGTGTCTGCGGCGCGGCCGCGGCCCGCACCGCGGGCGCCGGGGCCTGGGTCGGGGCAGGGGCCGGCGTCCGGGCCGGGGCCTGCTGCGCGGGGCGGGAAGCACCGAAGCGGGACGGCGCGGCGTGCCGGCGGCGCTGGGGCAGCCCGTTCGCGGTGCGCTCGAACACCTGGGGCGCGTCGTCCTCGTACGGCTTGGACGCCGGCCCGGACGCCGCCGCGGACGCCGGCCCGGACGCCGCCGCGGGCACGGCGCGCGGGAACGTCCCGCCGGAAGGGGCCGGGAACGTCCCCGGCGCGGAGGCCGGGAAGGCCGCGGTGGCGGCGAAGCCTCCGGCGGGGGTGTGCGTGGCGGCGGCGGGGTGCGGGCGGGGCGCGGTGTCCGCGAACTCGGCGCCGGGCACCGGCGGGTAGGGCTCGCCGTCGTACTGGCCGCCCGGCCCCTGGGGGGAGGGGAAGGCCAGCGGGGTGGTGGTGGCGATCCGGCCGATGCCGTGGGCGCGGCTGGGCGCGGGCGCGGTGGTGATGTACGCCTCGGGGACGATCAGCACCGCGCGCACGCCGCCGTACGCGGAGGGGCGCAGCGAGACCTGGAAGCCGTAGGCGCGGGCGAGTCGGCCGACCACGGCGAGGCCGAGCCGGGGGGCCTCGCCGAGGCCGTTGAGGTCGATGCCGGACTCGGCCTCGGCCAGCATCCGTTCGGCCCGGGCGCGGCCCTCCTCGCCGAGGCTGAGGCCGCCGTCCTCGATCTCGATGGCGATGCCGGTCTGCACCTCGACGGCGGTGAGGTGGACGTTGGTCTGCGGCGGCGAGTAGCGGGTGGCGTTGTCGAGGAGTTCGGCGAGCGCGTGGATCAGCGGTTCGACGGCGGGGCCGACTACGGCGACCTCGGAGACCGGGTGGAGTTCGACCCGGCGGAAGTCGAGGATGCGGGAGATGCCGCCGCGCAGCACGCTGTACAGCGGGACGGGGTTGTTCCACTGGCGGCCGGGGCGGGCGCCGCCGAGCACGGCGATGGAGTCGGCGAGGCGGCCGATCAGGGCGTTGCCGTGGTCGAGCAGCAGCAGGTCGTCGAAGACCGCGGGGTCGTCGCCGTGCCGGTCCTCCATCTTGCGCAGGTCGATGGCCTGGCGGTGGACGATGGCCTGGACCCGGCGGGCGATGTTGACGAAGGCGCGCTGCGCGGACTCGCGCATCGCCTCCTCGTTGTCGACGGCGTCCAGGACGGCGCGCAGCACGGCGTAGCGGAAGTCGTGGAACTCGTCGCCGGCGTTGTCGACGCGCTGCTGCTCGTAGGAGCGGAGCACGTCGGTGATGAACTCGCCGCCCTGCATCCGGGCGACGGCCTGCGGGAGTTCGTTCCTGGCGAGTTCGAGCATGCCGGCCTGCTGCCGGGCCAGGCGGTGCCGCTGCTGGGCGTCCTGCCGGGCGGCCTCCTCGTGGGCCAGTTCCAGTGCGCGGCCCCGGCGCACCGCTTCGTACCCCGCCACCGCCACGGCCGCGGCGCCCACCAGGCCGCACCAGATGATCCCCGAGGTCGCCGCGCCCGGGTTCGCCGCGGCGGCGAGGCCGACGGCCGCGCCGATCACCGCCACGGGCAGCAGACAGACGAGCACGGCCGCGGGCAGCCGTCCTCCTGAAGACGATCCGTCTGGTGACGATCCGGCTCGAAGCATCAGCATCCTCATACGCTCGGAGGGGACAGGGGGGTGGGCGGGGCCGGGCGGTGCGGCGGGGCCCGGGCGCGAAGCAGCATAGCCGGTGCACGGAGGACCTGACGGCTCGTCAGGTCTCTTTTCCCCCAGGAGATTTGCTCCTCCGGGAGGCCGCTCCCCGGGCCCGCCCGGGCAGGCCGGACCGCCGCGCGCCCGACTCATAGGCTTGTCGCACCATGCGCCCCCGGAGTAGCCCCACCCGCCGGATTCACCCGGACGAGCGGCAGTCCCGGCAAACCTTCGACCACGGCCGGTCGAAACTGCTAGGGCCCGCCATCGAACCCGCGACCGCCCCTGCGACGGGGGTTCGAGGGCTGGCCCCGGTCCGACCCGGACGCTGCCGCGCACCCCGTTCACGGCTCCTCCGCAGCCCGGCGGCGGGCTCCGGGCCAGGGCCCACCATGGGCCCCGTCCTCCCCCGGGGCCCGATGGCGGCCCGCACCGACCCGGTCCTCCGCACCACCCCCTGACCCGCCCCGCTCCTCCCCCACCCGCTCAGGTCAGTTCCAGCACCTTCCGCCCGCAGCGCAGGAACACCCGGCGGGTGGCGGTCGGGCGGGCGAGGCCGTGGGCGCCGAGGACGACGAGCAGGCGCTCGTCCGCGTCGGTGCGGGTGAGCGGGACGGTGTGCTGCGCGCCGTCGGTGTGTTCGACGACGAGCCTGAGGCCGCCCGCCGCGGCGACCCGGCGGACCTGGTTGAGGCTGGGCAGCTCGCCGCTGACCTTGACCAGCAGGTCGCCGAGGGTGGCCGCGCCGTGCGCGGCCGGGTCGACGGCGGGCAGCGGCCCCGCCTGGGAGTAGCGGCGCACCGCGTACCGCGCCCGGAACGCGTCCCGGGCGGCGATCGCGGCGTCCTCCCGTGCACGGTGGCGGTGACGGCGGCGGCCAGCAGGGTCTTCGCCGCCACCGGGTGCCGGCGGCCGTCGCCGACCTGGGCGAGCAGCAGCTCGACCTCCCCGTCGAGGAGTTCGGTGAGCGCCCGGAGGTACCCGGGCAGCAGCCGGTCCGCGCAGGCCATCAGGCGGCCGAACATCTCCTCGGCGGGGAAGCCCAGGGCGACGTAGTTGTTCTTCGACTTGCTCATCTTGGCGCCGGTGCCGTCGGTGCCCTCGATCAGCCCGGTGGCCAGCACCACCTCGGGCCGCTGCCCGGCCGCCGCCATCACCCGGCGGCACATCTGCAGGTTGAGCAGCTGGTCGAGGCCGCCGAGTTCGAGGTCGGCGGCCAGTTCCACCGAGTCCGTCGCCATCACCACGGAGTAGACGAGTTCGGCGAGGGTGAGCCCGCTGCCCTCGGCGAGCCGGGTGCGGAAGTCCTCGCGCTGGAGCGCGGCGGAGGCGGGCAGCCGGGCCAGCACCGCCAGGAAGCTCGGCAGTGTCATCGGCGCCAGCCACTCGCTGTTGAAGCGGAACTCGGCGCGGGAGAAGTCGAAGAACGGGCCGACCTGCTGCCGGTAGGTGGCCACGTTGCGCCGGACGTCCTCCTCGGTGAGCGGCGGGCGCTCGGCGCTGCGGCCGGACGGGTCGCCGATCCGGGCGGTGACGTCGCCGACCAGGAACACCACCCGGTGGCCCATCCGCTGCAACCGGCTGGCCAGGATCATCGGCACGGCGTGCCCGAGGTGCACCTCCGCGCCGGTCGGGTCGATGCCGAACTTCACCGTCAACGGCCTTCCCTCGCCCAGCAGTTCGGCCAGCGACCGGACGCCGGGCAGCACCTGGGCGGCGCGTGCCCCGAGCAGTTCGGCCTGCCGCTGCGGGCCGAGCCCCGACAGGTCGGCGCACCGGCGCCCGGCCAGCAGCCCGAGCAGTCGGCCCAGCTCCGGGCCCTCCCGCCACTCCCCCTCGTCCTCGATCAGTTCACGGATCTGTGCGGTGGTGCGGTCGAACGCGGTGGCGGTCATGGCCATCCTCTCGGGGGGCGTCGGCGTACGGCGGCACGGCAGGCACGCGGGCACAGCGAACACAGCGACGCGATGGACGCGGTGGGCGCGGTGGGCGCGGCCGGGCGGCACGGGACGACGGAGGCGGGGGGTTCGGAGGAGGCCGGACGGCAGCGCTGCCGGCCGGCCCGCGAAGGGGCGACCGCCCACGGCTCGCGGCAGGTGCCGGCGCCCGGCTGCGCCCGGTCGGAGGCGCAGCAGGCACGGCAGGGTGAGCGCGTCGGCGCGTCAGTACGTCACTACGTCAGCGCGTCAACGGGATCGTCCGAAGGGCCGGGAGACCCGGCCGCCCACGGAAGGAGGGCAGGCCGGAGGGCGGTGCGAGCCGCCACTAATATCGCTTCACCACGCGAACCTCCGGGGACAGGGAACGGCGGGAGCGCGAACCGCGCCCGGCACCGCCGTCGCCGCCCATGCTGCCGCATCTCCCCCGCCCCGCGCACCCGGTTTTTCCCCGCCCCGCGCACCCGGTTTCCCCCGTCCCGCG
This is a stretch of genomic DNA from Kitasatospora fiedleri. It encodes these proteins:
- a CDS encoding lytic polysaccharide monooxygenase; this translates as MQTKRKVTAVVGALVAPLLGMTMSAGTASAHGWITNPASRQDQCANNVVSCGQIKYEPQSVEGPKGLFTCSGGHSEYAELDNDNLGWKVTNVSSVQTFTWHFTARHSTANWQYYIGNKLIATFPGNNAQPPADLSQTVNFGSYTGRQKVLAVWNISDTANAFYSCIDVNIGGTGGTTGGTTGGTTGGTTGGTTGGTTGGTTGGTTGGTTGGTGSCTTAAWNATAAYSAGQTVSYGGHNWRAKWWTQGEQPGTTGQWGVWDDLGAC
- a CDS encoding ABC transporter permease, whose product is MTGTADVTGAAGARGGAARGRVAEALRWTALRALALAALLAGWQLVVQLQVWPRVLVPSPGEVWHQFVLASTVHDGVRGYSGHLLGEHLAASLRRIAQGTGWAVLFGTALGLAIGTLRPVAVVLEPAVTFLRTLPPLAYLSLLVIWFGIDESPKVWLLLIAALPPVAAATAAAVRGVPGDLLEAARALGAGRWSLLGGVVLPAALPEILTGVRIAVGVAYTSVVAAETINGVPGIGGMIRDAQRYNQTAVVLAGIITIGLSGIVLDGLLKAVERLAVPWRGRA
- a CDS encoding roadblock/LC7 domain-containing protein — encoded protein: MIQQRTNMDWMLKDLAETVPCIRHVIVLSADGLRLAQHGTDPDTADRLAAACAGLQSLANAVGHEFPHGDGRMRLVVIEVGGGFFYLMAAGSRAYLAVLADEGVDAGLVGQRMRDLVARIGEHLTTPVRGSEQIA
- a CDS encoding cytochrome P450: MTYEEHAYQGAPVPPPGCPAHRAAGGPPGGGLLRLFGPEAEADPAGFYEKLRTEHGEVAPVLLHGDLPAWLVLGYSANLTAMRTPSRFSRDSRRWTEFREGRVAPDSPVLPVIAWQPTCSFVDGEEHRRLRVAVTDGLNRFDRRGMRRYVTRFSDQLIAEFGDSGRVDLVSRFAEHLPMLVMTQLLGMPEEYGPRLVEAARDLVKGTETSVASNEYVVESLRRTVERKRDEPGQDLITWLIEHPSGLSEDEVLEHLRSVLLAANETTINLISETLKMVLTDSRFRAHLSGGQMTLPDALDQVLWDSPPFMLVPGRWATGDTELGGQAIKAGDMLLLGVAAGNADPAVRPDLDTPLFGNRSHLAFGSGPHECPGQEIGRAIAESGIDILLTRLPDLQLSVDEDQLVWRGNWMSRHLTELPARFTPRAALQPQAAAPAAGAVPPNPSYPSTSRYPETAPTVSSAPTAPTVSSAPYPSSSATAFGPSVPGPRTPAATPSRMAPAPVAVTPPLPPAPPVVPSQRRGWWGALLARLRG
- a CDS encoding LLM class flavin-dependent oxidoreductase, which encodes MPDRTPVFHWFLPTGGDGRDPGGVTAVQGRTGAATRRPADVDYLAQVARAAEQAGFTALLAPVGLGCVDPWVLATALTQHTRRIGFLVAFRAGFASPTLLAQQADSFRRLAGGRLRLNVVTGGDPAEQRAYGDHLAHDERYARTDEVMAALRDLLDGKRVDRRGEHLQLVDAQLVDPAVEHPVPLYFGGASPAAEQVAARRADVQLLWGEPPAAIAERITRLRAIAAEQGRTLRYGLRLHVISRDTAEQAWAEADRILSGIDPAAVRASQARFAAMDSTGQARMAALHGGGTAAARDLLVAPNLWAGIGLVREGAGTALVGSHDEVAARLAEYRALGVDEFILSGYPHLEEAYRVGEEVVPRVRALLAERDAA
- a CDS encoding DUF742 domain-containing protein, whose amino-acid sequence is MSNQDWADANPERLYVISGGRDRKSATAGFDLVTLVVARARPEPTMQPEHAAILRICGSPLSVAEISAYLRLPNSLVTVLLADLLAERRIEVRAPVPPAALPDLSLLEAVIHGLQRL
- the tyrS gene encoding tyrosine--tRNA ligase, with product MTATAFDRTTAQIRELIEDEGEWREGPELGRLLGLLAGRRCADLSGLGPQRQAELLGARAAQVLPGVRSLAELLGEGRPLTVKFGIDPTGAEVHLGHAVPMILASRLQRMGHRVVFLVGDVTARIGDPSGRSAERPPLTEEDVRRNVATYRQQVGPFFDFSRAEFRFNSEWLAPMTLPSFLAVLARLPASAALQREDFRTRLAEGSGLTLAELVYSVVMATDSVELAADLELGGLDQLLNLQMCRRVMAAAGQRPEVVLATGLIEGTDGTGAKMSKSKNNYVALGFPAEEMFGRLMACADRLLPGYLRALTELLDGEVELLLAQVGDGRRHPVAAKTLLAAAVTATVHGRTPRSPPGTRSGRGTRCAATPRRGRCPPSTRPRTARPPSATCWSRSAASCPASTRSAGSPRRAASGSSSNTPTARSTPSRSPAPTRTSACSSSSAPTASPARPPPAGCSCAAGGRCWN
- a CDS encoding GTP-binding protein, giving the protein MDFNGSEPRGPREAELLPATVATAVKVVIVGGFGVGKTTLVGAVSEIRPLTTEETMTEAGVGIDDLAGVERKDSTTVAMDFGRITISDELVLYVFGTPGQERFWFLWNGLFEGALGAVVLVDTRRLEVSFDVLGRLEDRGVPFVVALNGFPESPRYPVEELRAALDLPHHVPIVHCDARSRESSRDVLMALMRYLYDLAAQPGGPGGSGASGGSVPAPAPSAQPVG
- a CDS encoding sensor histidine kinase encodes the protein MLMLRAGSSPDGSSSGGRLPAAVLVCLLPVAVIGAAVGLAAAANPGAATSGIIWCGLVGAAAVAVAGYEAVRRGRALELAHEEAARQDAQQRHRLARQQAGMLELARNELPQAVARMQGGEFITDVLRSYEQQRVDNAGDEFHDFRYAVLRAVLDAVDNEEAMRESAQRAFVNIARRVQAIVHRQAIDLRKMEDRHGDDPAVFDDLLLLDHGNALIGRLADSIAVLGGARPGRQWNNPVPLYSVLRGGISRILDFRRVELHPVSEVAVVGPAVEPLIHALAELLDNATRYSPPQTNVHLTAVEVQTGIAIEIEDGGLSLGEEGRARAERMLAEAESGIDLNGLGEAPRLGLAVVGRLARAYGFQVSLRPSAYGGVRAVLIVPEAYITTAPAPSRAHGIGRIATTTPLAFPSPQGPGGQYDGEPYPPVPGAEFADTAPRPHPAAATHTPAGGFAATAAFPASAPGTFPAPSGGTFPRAVPAAASGPASAAASGPASKPYEDDAPQVFERTANGLPQRRRHAAPSRFGASRPAQQAPARTPAPAPTQAPAPAVRAAAAPQTPVPAPAPEPVQPGLWLAAFTDGVNGTAPAAGPGGGSHASDESAGKGDK